Below is a genomic region from Betta splendens chromosome 8, fBetSpl5.4, whole genome shotgun sequence.
AAGTTGCCCAGTTTGTGGTGGTCATATTTAATACTGGTAGGAGTTAtagaggaggagttggatggccTTTTAAAAGAAGGTAGTAAAAGGATGGTGAGTGTGAAAAGGTTGAAGAAGGAAGCAGATAAAGTAGTGACGGAGTTGATAGTGGTGGAGTTTGAAGGAAAGGATCTGCCTAGGGTGGTGTTCTTTGGTTTTGTTAGATACCCAGTGCGGGAGTTTGTACCAAAACCAGTAAGTTGTTTTAACTGCCAGGAGTTTGGTCATTGTGCTAAATCTTGTAGGGTTGAGAAGAGGTGTGCACGGTGCGGATGGGAGCATGATTATGGGAACTGTGGTGCCGTGGAGTGGAGGCGAAGTGTTGTAATTGTGGAGGGAAGCACAGCATGGCATACCGGGGCCTAGAAGTTATGAAAAGAGAAGCAAGGGTGCTGCAGGTCAAGCAGGGACAAAGGTTGTCATATGCTGAGGCAGTGAAGATGGTGGAAGTGGGGGGAAATGTGAATGCAAGAAGGGAAGAGGTGCGCAATGAGCCAACGGTTCAAGGCAGGGACAAAGAGAagtgggagaggaagaggaaagtaagagggaggaagatgagggaTGAACTAAACGAGCTGGCGTGTCGGGAGGTGGTTTCAGGGCATTAATAGTAGGGATGCTCCTGCAGTGGAATGAAAGAAGCTTGTTAGCAAATGGTCAGGATTTTGAAATTTATAGATAGTAGGAATAAGAAAGCACATCTTATTGGTATGCTGTATGGTTAAGTAGGAATAAgaagagatgggggggggggtcactttTTGTTGCAGCGAAGAGAAAGTATTGAAGCACTATAGGTAGAAATGCACAGGTGGGTGAAGTGTGGGGAATGATTAAGAAAATTGGGGTTGAGAGGAAGGAGTTTGTATTTCCAGCACTTAAAGATGGTGGTAGAATTATGACTACAAGTTTGGAGAAAGTGATGGTGAATAAATTTGTGATTATTCATAGTAGTGGAAATACATCAGCGGAGCGGAGGAATTGAAGACAGGAAATAGAAAGTGAATATGCTGGTCTATTGAGGATCTAAAAAAACgtagaataaaaaataatttctgtccattgatgtgtgttatacatgttataaaatatatttttcctataatttcaattatcttaacattCTTAAAATTCGCTGAATCTGCGCATTTCCTGATCCAATATGGTGagaaaccggaagtgaggcGTCAATGAGTGGAGCCTCATTCCCTATGCTGAAACAGTCAGAAAATGGGCTGATACCAGGCGTAatccctttctgtttcacattttgtctccagtataacgtttgcagccttcagacggaTTTATTCCACACCATGATTTTGTACAATCTGCCTAACGCGTTTATcgatgtttttgtgacataattacttttctGATTGCGCTAAAACCGACAGGGAACAGAGAACTGGACAGATCTccgcctcatccagaagggggcgctgttACCACCCTTTAACGtccacaaatggttttcaattTTCTGAAAAGACTTACTGACTAACACTAAGTCAAACAATTCAAGCTTGAGAAGTCAATCACTGCTGCACCTCTCTGTCCCTTTCTTATTCAGCAAGGCTTTAAGTTCAGGAGTCACACAAAACTTGTTAGAGAAGAACCTCACAGTCCGGGTCCGTACCGTATTCTCCACACAGACGTTAATGTAATCGGTGATGCAGTAGGTGTAGCTGTTGATGCCTTCACCATGACAGCTGCAGAGTTTCTCCCAGTCAGTGTTCTGGAAACAGTCTCTGAGCCTCTCacttaaaatgtattattaatatttaaagaataaaaactTAAACAAGGTTTAAAAAATGGCCTAAAATAAACTTataagaaaaaatatatatataaactttGGTTCAGATACTTTGGTCTAAGGAACACTTGAACTTCATGTCAAGTCAATCAGACAGTGAAAACATCACTATTCTAGTGTGtagaaacagaaaccagtcaTAAACACTGAGAAAAGTGCCAAATGGCTCAGAAACACgtttttcaggccataacaACACTACTTTGGGAACAGTTAAACAGGTGAATGTGCATGAGCTGTGGGCTCTAAGCTCAACCATCAGTTCACAATGATACATCAAAGTTATGCACAAATCTAAAAGTTGTAGTGCTCCAAAATTAAGTTTAAAACATACAGACGTTACAAGTTTTTAGATTAAGACGTGAACCCTGAACACCTGTAAATGATTGcaaatactacagtatgtgttgaatgacaataaaaagccTCTTGCATGCCAGTGCACCCTAAAACAACTTTGTGGacagttttaaaataatttaaacttaAACTAAGCCTAGTACTGACTTCTGTTGGTAAAACcatattctgtttttttcaaaatCACTAGATTTCATGTGATATCTAGATCTAAACTGTGTGGGCTGAGGCTTAGTGCAGTGTTGCTACTTTATGCTTTGCCAAGTGaacactacagtatgtttaatgGGATAGGAGTCTTCTTGCGTTGGTGATTTTGTGCACATTTCTGTAGGCACTGTATACATTTACCTTAGCTAGCTGGCAGGAGTTTCATTGTAATGTTTTAAACAGAACCAAGAAGCAGattgtaaataaacatttacgGTTTATCAGAACTGTTTTATTAACATTTCATAAAGTCCTATATCTTAACTCAATGTTCATAACTTACATTCATATTTGCTCACGTTCACATTTAGCTTCTTTCTGAAACTTTGGACTTTGGTACACAGTAATATGGTCACTTGTTACTTGTCATTgtgctattaaaaaaaaattaaaatatagcaACTGTAGGTACTTCAAATAAGATACTCAGCAAATTATAAAAGTTTATGATTTAATTCACATTAATTTAATGTGATAGTACAAACATTGAGGAAGACAATTACTCTTCTTGAACTCAACAATGTTATTTATCAGAGTATTATCTGAGGGTATTTTAATCTCTACATTATATTATGCAATAAATACGTAACAGTTTAAAATTATAACTGAGTACTGTCTGACACTGCACCTGTTTAAAGAAAGATATTACACAGTAGGAAGAGTAGTGTTCACACTGCTCTGATCAGAATCTGATCTGGCTTGGCCACTCCTGTTGTATTCAGCTGTCACCTTCCACAGCTCCTGTAGAAACGATTAAAAAAGTACATTACATTATTAATACTCATCATTGTTCTAAGTTAGGCAATAACACTCGGTAAATGAGCCGTCTAAGCTTAGAGCCTTACAGTACACTCCTTGAGGAATTGTAAACTAGACAGTTTATGCTTCACTCCTATCACGTCAGGTAAATTAAACAGTTTCAACAGGTTCAAACTAAGGCAATAGtgatgtgttttatgtttctctTACCAGTTGATCTATACGTTCATACAGAAGAAACTGTGAAAAGTTACAAGTAAGCTGTTCCACACTGAAGCTACATTGTCTGTCCACCAGGTTGTTCAGTTGGGACAGACATTGACGGAAGTGGTCGTAAGCCTCACAGGAAATATCCATGTGCCGCAAGGTGAAGTTCATCCttgtaaaacacagacagagaagcagcacCATCATTTTGCCATGTCTGCAGATAGTTTTCAACTTTTTGTGTTCTACTTCATCACTGCTTCAGAAATAAATTCAGCATTTCTTTTTACAGTTTTCACAGTAAATCTTTTTAGGAAATGCCTTTTCTAGTTATCATCATGTTACCTGTTTGCGTCTATTGGGTTGCATAGTTGTATAGTAATAGTTTGTATAGTTAAACTGCAGGGTTCATTCAGTATATCCTTACCTTTTTTCTAAAGAGATGAAGATTGTGCAGGAGTGATTCAAATTACTGCAGAGTCGGTAGAGTGTTCGGAAAAGGCCGTCTGTCAAATCATCATCATAGCAAACTGTTGACATAAAagcaaatgcaaatatttttatatatatatattgcttAGCTGTCAGTCTGTGCATAAGGAAtactaaacattaaaacaagtaATAAAGCCAGAAGGTTCTACTGGTCCCATCAATCTTTGTTCCAgtaatgttgtgttttatctACATAGTTTTGACATAAATACTATTCTTCTTTAAATAGGTTGTGATGGTTTGGGGAAGTCAGATGTCTTCATACCACAAAAATATGCTTTTTTGTTCCCATTGTATAAGGTTGATGCAAGTTTTACACTATACAATCACAGCTAAGACCTCATAGCTCcttgtgcttctctctcagagCTGGTCTCCTGCTGGTTCTAGAGGTTCTACTGTAAAATAGGAGGCAGGGCCTTCAGCTACCAAGCTAATCTGTGGAACCAACTTTAGTTCAATTTCTAGAAGCAAATACAATCTCTACTCTAAGACTATACGTAAAACCTTTTTGATCAAGCTTGTTTTCTGTAGGTTCCTAAACCTTAATTTGTGCATTGAGGTGACTTGTAAATTAactctatataaataaaacaggtaCAGTGAAATGTTCACTGTAAGTGAACAAgtataacattttaaaaatgagttGCCAATGGGGTTAAACTATTCAGACATACAAAACTTTTTCAAAATTAATCTAATTTCTTAGTTTTAACATTTGCTGTTGCTGTACTACTGTACTTTCATTTAAATTCAGGTTTTAAAATCACTCCAATTACATTTTGCATGGTGGCCTTTTGAAGGAAAGGCCAtagtttattacagtatgtgtcttcAGTATATAAATACTGAATCCTAATGCTGCAGCATAGTTCTATATTAATAAGATCAGGAAAAATGACCAGTCTGTAGTGATGCTAGTGTTTTAACCTACCATCAGCAGCAATAATGAAGTTGGTGTTGTCATATAAATCAGCTACTTCCTCTTGTGTCCAGCTAAATTCATCAGTATCTACAAAGATCAAACAAAACGAAAGACATACAGTTTCAATGGATACAAGGTGATGGACAAGTACCACTTCAATTTCAATTGTAAGTGACTAAGAAATGTTTTTGTAAAGTTTTAGGTAGTTTACTTAACACTAATCAAAAAACAGACATTATAAAATGTTTACTTACTTTATCTAACCATACTATATATCTGTAATTAATTTAGCTAAGATAATTTACAAGACTGTAAAgatgtacgtacacacacacacacacacacacacacacacacacacacacacacacacacacacacacacacacacacacacacacacacacacacacacacacacacacacacagcatgttaCTGTTACTTACTGTTACTACAAATGTTACCTGTACAAAGGTCATACTGGAGCCAATCCAACTGTCTCACTCTCACCTCACCACCTGatggacagaaaacagagaaaaataaatttctttttttccccccatacaaagaaaataaaataaaaatgcattaaCAGCTAAGGAGAGCACTTATACTAATACTTTACTATTAGAGCACACCGAACCCAAAATAAGCATAATGTCACTGCATCTATATGGAAAACAGTACAGTGTTTGAGGCAGCATGCAAGTGGTCAGGGTGAAGGTCAGTGTATAGACAGCAGGGATACATGACATCACCATTAAGCATTACCTCCACAAATCAAAATAGGCTTGTGTGATTCAGAAACCGCTATTTCCAGCCTGAAGCTTATAGTGGTTAACAGCTGTGAGCTCCTCTTCCTGACTTTGTTTGACAAAAATATTTCTTCCACGCTGTATTGCTGACAGCATTTATCCACATCAAACCAAATCCATTActtctgtgttttgctttgatcTTACTGTAGGTCGAACACTATTGTTGACTGTTTGTATAGAGAATGGACAACACAGCGATGACACGCTGAGCCACATTAAGCATTAAGTTAGCATCAGCCTTTTTAAATGAGAGCTTTAACTAGTGACTGTTGCTATGCACGCTTGTGTCTTTTGAACTCACCTGATTGCCTGaacaatatatatttttataataataataataataataataataataataataataataataataataataataataataataataataataataaaacaacacgGTTCTAGGTGTCCATTCTTTGGGTTCCTCACAAAACATTTTAAGAGCAAACTAGAGTGAACTTGACAAAAATAGAGGCATAATCACAGGGAGATTTATTTGAACTAATTTTAGTCTGGTACTCAAAGCTAAAACAAATTACCTCATTCAGAGGTCAGGAAGCTTTAGAAGCAAATGTGTGTGCTTCACATTAACACTTAACAGTCATGTTGCCCTAGATGAGTTGTGACGTCCTTTCGGATGGACCCGGTACTCCATGTAAAGTGAAACAGTAAGAGTAAATGGGAAGCTTACCTTCAGTGTCCATCATGTGTCTGTTTAACATCACATTTCTCTTGCACATGCTGAGAAGGTCTTCTCCTACATCTGTTAAAGAAAACCGTTTCTTCAGTGACAAGACAAACTGTGAAATCAATGCATGAGCTCATACAGATGCAAATTCCCCCTCAGAACCTACAACTCAGCTTCTTCTTTCAACgtctctgtactgtacattgaaaAACAAGGCAACGTCTGACTTGACCGCAATCTCTGATGTGGCAGCTCAcatctctgtgtgtctgtagaaGCCTGATCTTGTTCTTTGACCAAAATAGcaaatcagaatcattttttaATGTACAGACACGCTCCCAGTAGCATGACTAACCTATTGTATCAAGTCAACATTGCATTAACACTAACGGTAAATGTACTGATCGCCCTAATGATGGCAACACAACCTTGTTAGCTGTTATTATATCAGTTCATTATTCATAGGGGTCACTATAACCTCAAGCAAGAGTCAAGATATTTGACAATGACATTTGTAAactatatttgacattttaggCATGATTGCTGCACAGACGGCGACGTTAACTAGTGCAAAGACAATGAAGGAGATGTCTTACAATCAAACACTGCCAAAAATGACAATCTATGTGCTTTAAGTGTAAACGTCTAACATAGCAGCACTTTAGTTTATGAATAACTAAACTCCTCAGGACCATTTACAGTATCATCACCTGATAGAAACATCCTCACATTTTAAATGACTGAggactaataaatcctaaactacaCAGATCTTTGAGAAGTTATAGTAGAAGAAGAATCTACTATTGGCTCTGGCATTAGGCACCATGTCGTTTTTTAACaggtttactgtactgtatactgtttTCTAGGATCAAATTcacattaactagtaataaacCCTAGAATATACAAAAGTACAGTTCTTTATTAGGCCAGAGCTTTGTTGTATGTAACTGTGTTCCTCTTGGAGGCACTGGCTGAAGCGGTACAGCTTTCGCCCATCAATCATGCTGGTGTCAGCTTAAGCTGCATACAGTACGTAGCAGCTCTGGCATTGGTCTGAATGAACGGGTGAATGCGACGCAGTGTTAAAGTCCTTTGAGTGGCAGTACGGTAGAGAAGCGCTTTAGGACCATTCACCATTCAGTACATTTCCACAGAACAGATCAGTCATCTCatgaaaacaaataatgctgatcATGAAACAGAACATTTTTAGCACATCTTAACGACGAATGATGAATTGAATGACAGccgcatgtactgtaaatattcgTTACGAGTCAAAACAACTGCGTTCCAGTCTAATTAACATTTTACACTTATGATGTGGCATGACCCTAGTTCATTACAAAGTTACTGTATAATCACAGTTGCTCTACAAACAAGCTGCAACATAACAGGGCTGAAGCACGTGTGTAGTCTCAGTATGTAGATACTGTGTGTACATAATTAGTTTATACATTTGACGCAGAGGTTGCTTGTCTGTTCTTTTCCTGTACTCCCTCACTTGTTGATTAATGAcaaaggtttatttatttaatttctaaaATGTGATTATTACCAAGCTGCAATCATAAATTATGTTTAGAAAACTCGCCTGAAAACAGATATTAGCTGAACTCAGTACAGGTTCATGACCATACAGTAGGTGACGCACAGGACCGTAGATCAACCAGTAACACACTGGTCTCTCTGATGCCCTCAGAAAGATGTCTCCACAGTTTTCCCCAAGTCCATAAGGTCAATGGAACAATTTCTGTACCCCCACCATATGGTTTGACACACTGCACATGTGTGTACTATAGTGATTACAATAATCTACCACTGCATACCATCCAACATACACCCAAAGCATGTTGTGTATCTAGTTTATGTAAATCTGTTGCACATTAGcaatattcatgtttttttttaatgaaaaagtGTTCATACTGTATCAAATTGTTTatctgtatactgtacatctatATGTTAACTGTCTTTGCATTGTTTAGAGCATGCTCCAAGAGTTACACTCACCAAGGAACACGTGCTGTGGTGGCGTGACAATAAAAGTGATTTGGTTTGAGAGCTTAACCTTTTGCTTAGTTCCTTCTGCACAACAATAAACAGGTGCATCGACCGCATCACTGCAGCCACTGCACCGAGCCGCCTGTCAATCTCAGCCGTGGTCCTTCcgacacacatgaacaaaacccaagatacttgaactcctcacTTGGAGCCAAGTTTAAATAGATAAAACCTGCCGTTGCCCATATTCTCAGCCATTCATTTATAATCTACCTGTGCAGTACACTCTTTTTGCCAAGGTTGCCATGATGATGCTGGTTAAGCCTGTCCCTGCTCCCAGCTCTAGAACTGTAGCGCCTCTGAACATGGCGGGCTCAGAGAGGATGAAGTCAGCCAAGAGGAAGGCCCCACGCCACACctgaagaggaaacagaaagCATACTTGAACTTTAACTTTAACAGACAATActgtcacagacacagttcaGAATTTACACATCTGATATTTCTGTGTAAAGCTGAACTAATCAGAAAAATTTAAAGATAAAAACATTGTACTGACCTGTTTGCCCACATCCTCTAGAGGTGTGGCCATAGTGTGCTCTGTGAACAGATGGGATTCATACATTGAACACACGTGTCCTTATTTATCACATAGCGAACGTTCTTAAGAGAGATTTTACCAAAACAATGCAGCCTGACATTAAGTCGCATTTTTAGGGTGCAACATAAAAATATGCACTAATTTAAGAATAAAAATGAGTATTAGATTGACTGACATTCCTATTGTACATAAGAAGGAAAATACAAATAGCCCAAACTTAAATCCCTTTTGTTATATTGTTTGCACATTACCATTACCTCATTACCACCACAGTACCATTCCATTTTGTTCAAAATCTTTTACAATCTTTCTAATCTTCATGTCTGAAAAGATTATACTAATATGAAAAGGATTCAAGCTACCACGCAATTAGGATTTCTGAACTTTGATGAACATTTAATCCTACATGGAAATACTAAAATCAAAACCAATAAACTCCAGGTTCTTACCAATCCTTACAATGTCTTTGCAGCAGTTATTGGCTTCATCTAGACTCTCGTCGTCTAGCTCCAGTATGGGGCTGGACTGTTTCAGAATAATGGGACTGGCTAAATCTCGAATGATGCCTTCTGCAGGGTTTTTCCTCGGCCTGCAGAGTGTTTAAGAAAATAAAGTGAAGTATATCAATATTACAGCTCAAAGTGAAGAGTTGTAACAATGGCGACACAAATTCTGTTCCACTGTGGTAATGAAATAGTTTTCCCACACCTGTGTCTGACGTCAAGGTCTCCATCCTCATCCAAGTATGTAACCACATTTCCCCCAGCTTCCTCTCCATCTTTTCTTTCAGTGACAGTTACGTCTTTCTTTTCATCTTCCTTTGAGTTCTTCTTAAGCCTTTCACCATCTGACAATATCTTGAATTTGGAGGTAAAAACTGGGTGGATAAACACAGTATAGTAAGAATGTTGTAGAAACAAACCATGAACATCAGCAATGTCCTGTTACACTTTTTCTGATATGAGGTTACATATAAACATTTGTCATGTTGGGTGACCATCTCACACTGTCACAGTACATTTCAACGGTAGTGTATATGAAAATGCTAAACCAAACATTCTCCTTAGAAATTACATATTGCTGTATTAATGTCCcagaataaaaatacaaactCTATATTAAACATATAACAGCCACTTTTATTACAAAAAGTGCAATTTTTTAGACCAAATATAGATTCTGTAGCCACAATTTAAACCTTGGTCATTTTACCCTTAAGAGCGgcagtggtgcagtggttagaGTCTGTGAGGCGCTGTAATAGACCAACAACCTGTGCCAGGTGAACCccaacttttttccccccaatgACTGCAGGGACAGGCTCAGTACCCCATGACCCTA
It encodes:
- the mettl22 gene encoding methyltransferase-like protein 22, whose product is MDQMSFHHDTVLSDVHMLLPNTCHLMNRLNAVGQPVFTSKFKILSDGERLKKNSKEDEKKDVTVTERKDGEEAGGNVVTYLDEDGDLDVRHRPRKNPAEGIIRDLASPIILKQSSPILELDDESLDEANNCCKDIVRIEHTMATPLEDVGKQVWRGAFLLADFILSEPAMFRGATVLELGAGTGLTSIIMATLAKRVYCTDVGEDLLSMCKRNVMLNRHMMDTEGGEVRVRQLDWLQYDLCTDTDEFSWTQEEVADLYDNTNFIIAADVCYDDDLTDGLFRTLYRLCSNLNHSCTIFISLEKRMNFTLRHMDISCEAYDHFRQCLSQLNNLVDRQCSFSVEQLTCNFSQFLLYERIDQLELWKVTAEYNRSGQARSDSDQSSVNTTLPTV